A single region of the candidate division KSB1 bacterium genome encodes:
- a CDS encoding thioesterase family protein, translating into MANDFNFSIDLEVRISDINYGGHMGNDRYLTLFHEARLRYLKQFGCSEMDVGDDTSLIMSQAHIDLKAQAFWGDRLTIFVRIVQITPIRFRMEYLMVASENHERQIASGYTDLAGYDYRNRKLKKLPSKFIHHIQQFERIVPMN; encoded by the coding sequence ATGGCGAATGATTTCAATTTTTCAATTGATCTTGAAGTTCGGATCAGCGACATCAATTATGGCGGGCACATGGGCAATGACCGCTATTTGACACTGTTTCACGAGGCGCGGCTTCGCTATTTGAAGCAGTTCGGCTGCTCCGAGATGGATGTTGGCGATGACACCAGTCTAATCATGAGCCAGGCCCACATTGATTTAAAAGCTCAGGCTTTCTGGGGCGATCGCTTGACCATCTTTGTTCGAATTGTTCAAATTACTCCGATTAGATTTCGAATGGAATACCTGATGGTCGCTTCTGAAAATCATGAGAGACAAATTGCCTCTGGTTACACCGATCTGGCCGGCTATGATTATCGGAATCGAAAGTTGAAAAAGCTGCCCAGCAAATTTATTCATCACATCCAGCAGTTTGAACGAATAGTACCGATGAATTGA
- a CDS encoding S8 family serine peptidase, with protein MRRSLSLMMVMFCFFLVNHAPASNNISPKHGVKYAPGMLLIKFENTAESIRSTNAFTEALRTVQAKRAEPLFEDSGKLNRQRGGYDLSGIYRFYVDESADIEALCRKLRQQPGIVYAEPVHIFPIEQLVTPNDPQYSQQSHLPQIKASQAWDVMIGDSTVIIAIMDSGVDWDHPDLAENIWRNPNERLDGLDNDGNGKVDDIRGWDWVTGISDVAAGEDGDVEDNNPMDFDGHGTHLAGVVAAATNNAIGVASITWRCKIMPLRVGWRAKDGLGYIRMDWLARALRYAADKGASVANISTGSNQTVVEAARYAKAAGMVITKSAGNANNEEADPLELEPWIVTASAVDDRDLKTSYSTYGIWVKLAAPGGDLNRGRPGILSTYFNNTYASLQGTSFSAPIAAGIAALIKSQHPDWGPAQIVRQLVLTADYIDDINPQYAGKLGTGRVNAYRALTEANPPEAAPKIRLLQAGAILDANGDHLFERGETGKAEGKFTYRNYSVSPGFNVKFFITSHDSDLTILNGVYDFGYFPSDTIIQIPISFTYKINENARGKMVDLSLGWQADGGYSWIDTTFKIIVGKLPILIVDDDSDDDDITFPLSEKFYTNILDRMNVNYAVWDRYQLGKLDVNSIINFPIVIWLTAWCFPSLDVDDQQAIARLLDNGGNLFISGQDIGWDFNDPGGFGYQQRDFYRKYLHATYYSDDSPVQQVIGITGDPIGDGLQFKAWQPGLPEDNQYPDEIEPADGATPVFEYAGGANHKFGIKYQGDHKVVYFGMGLEAIDSQENTPPDQLSPIRTEVLRRVLQWLNFVDHAPIKDIEYLTDPITVTARISNSAASSDLIGMELHWRKQGEAAFNIIPMTLDNNLMFSAQIPNPGQQAIIEYFLKAVNSYYDWTSPSMAPSDLYRFKIGPDVIAPTFSHLPLKSTFTEKQPRAVSVAVSDNIAVDPNSVFVHYQTKTLTDSSKLELESSGERFVGYLPARFAYGDTVRYYFSARDLASTPNLGRSQSYWYVLGVDDFESGLDYWTVSPDGWGLDMARPYSGLYSINDSPNQSPYPNNRDVSISTAAGFDLSTANTAALKFYTRIFLETNRDFGYIEVSNDGGKSWNSVGKPISGFYGVWAAQTVSLKAYCGPGNKDVRLRFRMVSDDHQGPPVPGWFIDDVQVIEGLDVTEVLEAKDNTVPSQYVLYQNYPNPFNPTTTIRFDLPHAGKVTLKIFNMNGKSVRTLIQSQMQPGSYAVQWDSKDDYGNSVASGLYFYQLSAEHFSATRKLLLLK; from the coding sequence ATGAGAAGATCTCTTTCATTGATGATGGTAATGTTTTGCTTTTTTTTGGTGAATCACGCACCAGCGAGCAACAACATCTCCCCCAAACATGGTGTGAAGTATGCTCCTGGAATGCTGTTGATTAAATTCGAGAACACCGCTGAGTCAATCCGGTCGACCAATGCATTTACCGAAGCGCTGCGAACAGTTCAGGCCAAGCGTGCCGAGCCACTTTTTGAGGATAGTGGGAAGCTGAATCGGCAGCGAGGAGGCTATGATTTATCGGGGATTTATCGGTTTTATGTAGATGAATCGGCCGATATTGAGGCGCTCTGTCGAAAATTAAGGCAGCAGCCAGGTATCGTCTATGCGGAACCGGTTCATATTTTCCCCATTGAACAACTGGTAACGCCCAATGATCCACAATACTCGCAGCAATCCCACCTACCTCAGATCAAAGCCAGCCAAGCGTGGGATGTGATGATAGGCGATTCAACGGTGATCATTGCGATTATGGATTCTGGTGTGGATTGGGATCATCCAGATCTAGCGGAGAATATCTGGCGGAATCCGAACGAGCGGCTTGATGGCCTGGATAATGATGGCAACGGCAAGGTCGACGACATCAGAGGTTGGGATTGGGTGACTGGGATTAGTGACGTAGCTGCTGGAGAGGATGGAGACGTGGAGGACAATAACCCGATGGATTTCGATGGACATGGGACGCATCTGGCAGGGGTCGTGGCAGCAGCGACCAATAATGCCATTGGGGTCGCATCGATTACGTGGCGGTGCAAAATAATGCCGCTTCGGGTGGGTTGGCGTGCGAAGGACGGATTGGGTTATATCCGAATGGATTGGTTGGCGAGGGCGCTGCGCTATGCAGCGGACAAAGGGGCCTCGGTCGCAAATATCAGCACAGGTTCAAATCAAACGGTGGTGGAAGCTGCACGATATGCCAAGGCAGCTGGCATGGTCATTACTAAAAGTGCAGGCAATGCCAACAACGAAGAGGCTGATCCCTTGGAACTGGAGCCCTGGATCGTCACTGCCTCCGCTGTGGATGATCGAGACCTAAAAACCAGCTATTCCACTTATGGGATTTGGGTTAAACTCGCTGCGCCAGGAGGGGATTTAAACAGGGGTCGGCCTGGTATCTTGAGCACTTATTTCAACAACACCTATGCATCCCTGCAAGGCACTTCCTTTTCCGCACCGATTGCGGCAGGAATAGCCGCGCTGATCAAATCCCAGCATCCAGATTGGGGCCCAGCGCAGATCGTGCGGCAACTCGTCCTGACTGCTGATTATATCGACGATATTAACCCTCAATATGCCGGGAAGCTCGGTACGGGGCGGGTGAATGCCTATCGCGCTTTGACTGAAGCCAACCCCCCCGAAGCGGCTCCGAAAATCAGATTGCTTCAGGCTGGGGCCATCCTCGATGCTAATGGCGATCACTTGTTCGAGCGGGGAGAGACCGGCAAAGCAGAAGGCAAATTCACTTATCGCAACTATTCGGTAAGCCCCGGTTTCAACGTCAAATTTTTTATCACCAGCCACGATTCCGATTTGACCATTCTTAATGGCGTTTACGATTTCGGCTATTTTCCATCCGATACGATCATTCAGATCCCAATTTCGTTCACCTACAAGATAAACGAAAATGCCCGCGGCAAAATGGTCGATCTGTCACTGGGCTGGCAAGCTGATGGGGGATATAGCTGGATCGATACCACTTTCAAGATTATAGTTGGGAAACTGCCGATCCTCATTGTCGATGACGATTCAGATGACGACGATATCACCTTCCCGCTGTCAGAAAAGTTCTATACCAATATCCTTGATCGGATGAACGTGAATTACGCAGTCTGGGATCGGTATCAATTGGGCAAATTGGATGTCAACTCAATCATCAATTTCCCGATCGTCATTTGGCTCACTGCTTGGTGTTTCCCATCGCTCGATGTGGACGACCAGCAAGCAATTGCCCGGCTTTTGGATAATGGTGGCAACTTGTTTATCAGTGGTCAGGATATCGGCTGGGATTTCAACGATCCAGGTGGCTTTGGTTATCAACAACGCGATTTTTATAGAAAATATCTTCATGCCACTTATTACAGCGATGATAGCCCTGTGCAACAGGTTATCGGAATCACCGGGGACCCAATCGGGGATGGCTTGCAGTTCAAGGCGTGGCAACCTGGTCTGCCGGAGGACAACCAGTATCCGGATGAGATCGAGCCAGCCGACGGGGCAACGCCAGTATTCGAGTATGCTGGTGGGGCGAATCATAAATTCGGTATCAAATATCAGGGCGATCACAAAGTAGTGTACTTTGGTATGGGGCTGGAGGCAATCGATTCTCAAGAAAATACTCCACCGGATCAGCTATCGCCCATCCGAACCGAGGTGTTACGCCGCGTACTGCAATGGCTCAATTTTGTGGACCATGCCCCGATCAAAGACATCGAGTATTTGACAGACCCGATAACGGTCACAGCTCGCATTTCGAACAGCGCGGCGAGCAGCGATTTGATTGGAATGGAGTTGCACTGGCGCAAGCAAGGCGAAGCCGCCTTCAACATCATTCCAATGACGCTCGATAATAATCTTATGTTTTCGGCTCAAATCCCTAATCCTGGCCAACAGGCGATAATCGAATATTTTCTGAAGGCCGTGAACTCATATTATGATTGGACCAGTCCATCGATGGCACCAAGCGATCTGTACCGCTTCAAGATCGGACCAGATGTGATTGCCCCTACCTTCAGTCATTTGCCGCTCAAATCGACATTCACCGAAAAACAGCCTCGTGCCGTCTCGGTCGCGGTGAGCGATAATATAGCTGTGGATCCCAATAGTGTATTTGTCCATTATCAAACCAAAACCCTCACGGATAGCAGCAAATTGGAACTGGAAAGCAGCGGCGAGCGGTTCGTGGGCTATTTGCCTGCCCGATTTGCCTATGGTGATACCGTGCGCTATTATTTTTCAGCTCGAGACTTAGCCAGCACTCCTAATCTTGGAAGATCTCAAAGTTACTGGTACGTGTTGGGAGTTGATGATTTTGAATCCGGGCTGGATTATTGGACTGTCTCTCCTGATGGATGGGGACTGGACATGGCTAGGCCATATTCTGGGCTTTATTCCATCAATGATAGCCCCAATCAATCGCCATATCCCAATAATCGGGATGTTAGCATCAGCACCGCTGCCGGATTCGACCTCTCCACCGCTAATACCGCTGCACTAAAATTCTACACGAGGATCTTTTTGGAGACGAATCGCGATTTCGGTTACATCGAGGTGAGCAATGATGGTGGAAAGTCCTGGAACTCAGTTGGAAAACCAATATCCGGATTTTATGGTGTCTGGGCAGCGCAGACCGTATCTCTAAAAGCGTATTGTGGCCCAGGAAATAAGGATGTTCGGTTGCGATTTCGTATGGTTTCCGATGACCATCAAGGGCCACCAGTACCTGGATGGTTTATTGACGATGTCCAGGTCATTGAGGGGCTGGATGTAACTGAGGTATTGGAAGCAAAAGACAATACGGTACCGAGTCAATATGTTTTGTATCAGAATTACCCCAATCCGTTCAACCCAACGACCACAATTCGGTTCGATTTGCCGCACGCAGGGAAAGTCACCTTGAAAATCTTTAATATGAACGGAAAATCCGTTCGCACCTTGATTCAATCGCAGATGCAACCAGGGAGCTATGCGGTGCAATGGGACAGCAAGGATGACTATGGCAACAGCGTGGCATCCGGATTATATTTTTACCAGTTATCGGCCGAGCATTTTTCAGCGACTAGGAAGCTCCTGTTGCTAAAGTAG
- a CDS encoding TonB-dependent receptor codes for MTQKIALFFVVLICLGSRSLAVERGKIVGVVTEANSGNKLPGVNVQIEGTVLGASTDIHGNFIIRNVPIGRYVVRATMIGHRAARITDVAVLPHQETRIEFQLEEIPINFDPLVVTANKAQKELDLTANSISVVSAPEIRTRNALRVDQVLEAVPGVNFIREQVNIRGSTGFTIGAANRTLLLLDGVPVMASDTGEFNWDLLPVLDIEQIEVVKGAGSALWGTAALGGVINIISKAPTEQGKTLVRILAGEYDEPRYEEWRWTKAPQGYGRVDISHSRKIGPLGFRFSLGRHVSTGYTEMDDFKRFNATGKLVYHFKDGSSWTLYTAYNYNAGGIFVGWDDPQKPFQVRPANRNSRGEIKMANFYTNYNWILSTRAALKFRLSYLMTLMGNQFVRSADFNPARGFGGEVQGLLMPSSKTEVTYGCEFKWDTGSTKYFGDHQGYTIGLYSQIEYRFRPNFRVTPGLRYDRYKLIGGLSQDLLSPRFGVNYKPFESTILRASAGSGFRAATIAERYLDFENRSVMIEANPELKAETSWSYDLGYRQYVTPNWYIELGAFRNDFDNLIEIDLRQSEIQFAKDIRVAVKFKNLLQARIQGVEMATSGHWWHDRLRLQASATVIDPKDLTTGATLTYRPRVIAYLNPSVSLGHWEFHADYRYASRIEAVKLFQYDERVPQKVWNFRLIYHYNKLDLQFAINNALDYYYTQIERTLGEIRNYSFTVMGEF; via the coding sequence TTGACGCAAAAGATTGCTTTGTTTTTCGTTGTGCTAATTTGTTTGGGTTCGCGATCATTAGCGGTCGAAAGAGGCAAGATTGTCGGTGTAGTGACGGAAGCGAATTCTGGGAATAAATTGCCCGGAGTCAATGTTCAGATCGAAGGGACCGTGTTGGGGGCGAGCACCGATATTCACGGAAATTTCATTATCCGGAATGTGCCAATAGGCCGTTATGTGGTGAGAGCGACCATGATTGGGCATCGAGCTGCTCGGATCACGGATGTAGCCGTGCTGCCGCATCAAGAGACAAGAATCGAATTTCAGTTAGAGGAAATCCCGATTAATTTCGATCCCCTGGTTGTGACAGCCAATAAGGCGCAGAAGGAGTTAGATCTGACGGCGAACAGTATTTCCGTGGTCTCGGCCCCAGAAATACGAACACGGAATGCGTTGCGCGTTGATCAGGTGTTGGAGGCTGTGCCCGGGGTCAACTTCATTCGCGAACAGGTCAATATCCGCGGGTCTACTGGCTTTACGATCGGTGCGGCCAATCGAACCCTGCTGCTATTGGACGGCGTTCCAGTCATGGCCAGCGATACGGGGGAATTTAATTGGGATCTGTTGCCAGTGTTAGATATTGAGCAGATTGAAGTCGTGAAAGGAGCTGGGTCAGCCCTGTGGGGGACGGCCGCCCTGGGGGGAGTGATCAATATAATTTCCAAAGCGCCGACCGAACAAGGCAAGACGTTGGTTCGGATTTTGGCTGGGGAATACGATGAACCGCGCTACGAGGAATGGCGCTGGACCAAAGCGCCTCAGGGCTACGGCCGCGTCGATATCAGCCACAGCCGAAAAATTGGCCCGCTGGGGTTCCGATTTTCTTTGGGGCGTCATGTCTCTACTGGCTATACAGAGATGGATGATTTCAAGCGGTTCAACGCTACTGGGAAGCTGGTCTATCATTTCAAAGATGGATCGAGCTGGACGCTTTACACCGCTTATAATTACAATGCTGGTGGTATCTTTGTCGGCTGGGATGATCCCCAAAAGCCATTTCAGGTGCGGCCTGCCAACCGAAATAGCCGCGGCGAAATTAAAATGGCCAATTTTTATACCAACTATAATTGGATTTTGTCCACCAGAGCTGCGCTTAAATTTCGGTTGTCCTATTTAATGACGCTGATGGGCAATCAATTCGTTCGGTCGGCAGATTTCAACCCAGCGCGCGGCTTCGGGGGTGAGGTTCAGGGACTTTTGATGCCGTCATCGAAAACGGAAGTGACCTATGGCTGCGAGTTCAAGTGGGATACCGGTAGCACCAAGTATTTTGGGGACCATCAAGGTTATACCATTGGCCTGTACAGCCAGATCGAATACCGATTTCGACCCAATTTCCGAGTCACGCCTGGGTTGCGCTATGATCGTTACAAGCTGATCGGTGGATTGTCCCAAGACTTGCTCAGCCCCCGGTTTGGTGTCAATTATAAGCCGTTTGAGAGCACGATATTGCGGGCTTCCGCAGGGAGCGGATTTCGCGCTGCCACCATCGCCGAACGCTATCTTGATTTCGAAAATCGCAGTGTCATGATCGAGGCAAACCCCGAGCTCAAGGCCGAAACCTCTTGGTCATACGATCTCGGCTATCGCCAATATGTCACCCCAAACTGGTATATCGAGCTTGGCGCCTTTCGCAACGATTTCGACAATCTGATCGAAATCGACCTCCGCCAAAGTGAAATTCAATTTGCCAAGGATATTCGGGTCGCTGTGAAGTTCAAAAACCTGTTGCAAGCGCGAATCCAAGGCGTTGAAATGGCGACCTCCGGGCATTGGTGGCATGATCGACTGCGACTTCAAGCTTCAGCCACTGTTATTGATCCAAAAGATTTGACCACAGGGGCAACCTTGACCTATCGCCCTCGAGTCATCGCATATCTGAACCCTTCCGTCTCGCTGGGCCACTGGGAATTTCATGCCGATTATCGCTACGCCAGTCGGATCGAGGCAGTGAAATTGTTCCAGTACGACGAGCGCGTGCCCCAGAAAGTCTGGAATTTCCGATTGATCTATCACTATAACAAATTGGACCTTCAATTCGCGATCAACAACGCCCTTGATTATTATTACACCCAGATCGAACGCACGCTGGGTGAAATTCGGAATTACAGCTTCACAGTGATGGGAGAGTTTTAG
- a CDS encoding M23 family metallopeptidase: MKAFLIIFTCCLIAYLIFADIKSSSQPLATDWKLPLNTSDRKDWSTLSFEPDAHFKALRAPFGPVKLHYHTGVDLQNSHPQHPAEPVYAIATGIVIAIDDPLPQRRIMIEHTLPDGNKVWSVYVHVSNEQVAIGDIVDTETVIGYLMSQAELQIYGREFDHVHLEIMKQMPEEATEYHQRKTFTCYSATEVDEYFFDPEAFLKSRLTK; the protein is encoded by the coding sequence TTGAAAGCGTTTTTGATCATATTTACTTGTTGCTTGATTGCCTATTTAATTTTTGCCGATATAAAATCAAGTAGTCAACCGCTGGCGACAGATTGGAAGTTGCCGCTGAATACTTCGGATCGAAAAGACTGGTCGACACTATCTTTCGAACCAGATGCACATTTTAAAGCGCTTCGGGCACCATTCGGGCCAGTGAAATTGCATTATCATACTGGAGTCGATCTGCAAAATAGCCATCCGCAACATCCCGCCGAGCCTGTTTACGCGATTGCCACAGGCATCGTGATCGCCATCGACGATCCGCTTCCTCAGAGAAGGATCATGATTGAACACACTCTGCCTGATGGAAACAAGGTTTGGAGCGTCTATGTGCATGTCAGCAATGAGCAAGTGGCTATTGGCGATATTGTGGACACCGAAACAGTGATTGGGTATTTGATGTCCCAGGCCGAATTGCAGATCTATGGCAGAGAATTTGACCACGTTCATTTAGAAATTATGAAACAAATGCCAGAAGAAGCCACTGAATATCACCAAAGGAAAACCTTCACCTGCTACTCTGCGACCGAAGTGGACGAATATTTCTTCGATCCCGAAGCTTTTTTGAAAAGTCGCTTGACAAAATGA
- a CDS encoding DUF4239 domain-containing protein, translating to MKYFRKRYLVSAAAMILAICLFVLLFLLARHEDIFKADAPIIGNFIEWFGVLYGVLLALVVVEVWQKNSVLNNEIDREADALVLMLKTARFLNDREGVRDLAIKTQQYAEMILAHKTTDAFESQQAADRLDEIHRAIGKLIKTADPCPLPFANQLIYHINDAFDTRGDWIARAKVRMPTALQFLVFFASLVWVLGFFGLNITSDILAGILCGSATLTVSTILFIIVDLDDPKSGVWKAEFDSFKVLKKTAEEIISGNF from the coding sequence ATGAAATATTTCAGAAAACGATATCTTGTATCAGCGGCCGCAATGATCCTGGCGATATGTTTGTTTGTCCTGTTGTTCTTATTGGCTAGACATGAAGATATTTTCAAAGCTGATGCCCCTATCATCGGCAATTTTATCGAATGGTTTGGTGTGCTGTATGGAGTGTTATTGGCTTTGGTGGTAGTGGAGGTATGGCAGAAAAATTCGGTATTGAATAATGAGATTGATCGCGAGGCGGATGCTCTCGTATTGATGTTAAAAACTGCCCGTTTTCTTAATGATAGGGAAGGGGTGAGGGATCTTGCAATCAAGACCCAGCAATACGCCGAGATGATCTTGGCTCACAAGACAACGGATGCCTTTGAAAGCCAGCAGGCAGCAGATCGATTGGATGAAATTCATCGCGCCATCGGGAAACTGATAAAAACTGCTGATCCATGCCCATTGCCATTCGCCAACCAATTGATCTATCATATTAACGACGCCTTCGATACCCGAGGCGATTGGATTGCCCGAGCGAAAGTTCGGATGCCCACAGCCCTTCAGTTCCTGGTATTTTTTGCATCTTTGGTTTGGGTACTGGGCTTTTTTGGTTTGAATATCACCAGCGACATCTTAGCTGGAATTTTATGTGGATCGGCCACGTTGACTGTCTCAACCATCCTGTTCATCATAGTGGATCTGGATGATCCAAAGAGCGGAGTTTGGAAAGCCGAATTCGACTCATTCAAAGTGCTGAAGAAAACGGCCGAAGAAATTATCAGTGGAAATTTTTAG
- a CDS encoding metallophosphoesterase, whose product MRSRLFWRFAWLVFIAHLITGQLYSQQWSFIGVADTHSGDGFPTMLQWASTNLSDPAPAFLIHAGDQEPMDRTEQIVTKYFNKPFYPSTGNHDKDADRKHFYESYFKNHRLPNLVDSSYIAGYGPEALFYSFIYENCYFIVLDQYYHVPYRNYGRVIDQQLQWLEDQLKYNSYPFVFVIGHEPAYPQSWQRNYGDCLDRSPEDRDRFWEILAQYQVTAYLCGHTHSYLKQYIQKVWQINLAQCGEYDHHMSIAYFIADNDSIRLQIFGSDGQPRDDFCLAPRNVAHPVELTLFSFELIANQVKLIWETASERNNYGFEIEQSLDKLTFHPIGFIPGKGTTQVAQRYEFHVHDLVPGRYYYRLKQLDLSGGFSYSKILEVAINPLTHFQLPQNYPNPFHRSTTIGYHLDQDGEVALEIYNCRGQLVNRLIAGNQSSGFYEVNWNGTTDQGNDLPSGIYFGRLSFHRKQLTFKMLLHRR is encoded by the coding sequence ATGAGAAGTCGTTTGTTCTGGAGATTTGCATGGCTTGTATTCATAGCGCATCTAATAACGGGTCAATTGTACAGTCAACAATGGTCCTTCATCGGTGTCGCCGATACGCACAGCGGGGATGGATTTCCAACGATGCTCCAATGGGCCTCGACCAATTTATCCGATCCTGCCCCGGCATTTCTTATTCACGCTGGCGATCAGGAACCGATGGATCGAACCGAACAGATAGTTACAAAATATTTCAATAAGCCGTTTTACCCCTCTACGGGAAATCATGACAAAGATGCAGATCGAAAGCATTTTTACGAGTCTTATTTTAAAAACCATCGGCTCCCCAATTTGGTCGACTCAAGTTACATCGCAGGGTATGGCCCTGAAGCATTATTCTATTCGTTCATCTACGAAAATTGCTATTTCATTGTGCTCGATCAATATTATCACGTCCCTTATCGCAATTATGGCCGCGTGATTGATCAACAATTGCAATGGCTGGAGGATCAACTGAAATATAATTCCTATCCGTTCGTGTTTGTTATTGGTCATGAGCCCGCTTATCCACAAAGCTGGCAGCGCAATTACGGCGATTGCCTCGATCGCAGCCCAGAGGATCGTGATAGATTTTGGGAAATCCTTGCTCAGTATCAGGTCACAGCTTACTTGTGCGGCCATACGCACTCGTATCTCAAGCAATATATTCAAAAAGTCTGGCAAATCAACCTGGCACAATGCGGGGAATATGACCATCACATGTCCATCGCGTATTTCATCGCCGATAACGATAGCATTCGACTCCAAATTTTTGGGTCTGATGGTCAACCGCGCGATGATTTTTGCCTCGCGCCTCGGAACGTCGCTCATCCAGTAGAACTGACGTTATTCTCATTTGAACTGATTGCAAATCAAGTAAAGCTGATCTGGGAGACAGCTTCGGAGCGCAATAATTATGGTTTCGAGATCGAACAAAGCTTGGATAAACTCACCTTCCATCCCATTGGCTTTATCCCAGGCAAAGGGACAACCCAGGTCGCTCAGCGTTATGAATTTCATGTTCACGACCTAGTCCCAGGGCGATATTATTATCGCCTCAAACAACTCGATCTGAGCGGCGGGTTTAGCTATTCGAAAATTTTAGAGGTCGCCATCAATCCGCTCACTCACTTTCAATTGCCTCAGAACTATCCCAATCCGTTCCACCGATCCACTACGATCGGCTATCATCTCGATCAGGATGGAGAAGTGGCATTGGAGATCTATAATTGCAGGGGCCAATTGGTGAACCGATTAATCGCCGGCAATCAGTCTTCTGGATTTTACGAGGTAAACTGGAATGGAACCACTGACCAAGGTAACGACCTCCCCAGCGGCATCTATTTCGGTCGCCTCTCCTTCCATCGCAAACAACTGACCTTCAAAATGCTATTGCATCGAAGATGA